The following is a genomic window from Homalodisca vitripennis isolate AUS2020 chromosome 5, UT_GWSS_2.1, whole genome shotgun sequence.
CGCCAACAATTGGGTTGAGAATTCCGTCTATAAAAAACTCACTTCTTAAAATTTTGACGCGATTACTTAATCcagaacaattatttattttaattttacttccgtatcttttaaagtaaaaaagcaTATTTGCTTACTTTTAAACACTTCCCTGTTACCTTACAATGCTGGGATGTTCTACTAAGGAGTATAGCtctaaaagataaaataaatggaaatgtattactttttggtattataatatttgttcattttattaagtttaaattttttcgtaaataaatcCTATCACcctttacaaaaacataaatatatacataatcgTTTCTATTTCGTTGGTTATATAGCCTATTTAATAGTTAGGAcgataaatcttaaatttatggGTAAAATGGAACCTTTTGGAGGTAAGAGTTAATTCACGCTTCTCAGATAAGCATCCGTTGTGGTGACTCATACAAACAAGTAAGAACACaagtaaatattatgtacattacaatttgtatttttcctttaaaatactacatcctatataaaaaaaataatcagcatCTCCAGCATCACTTACTCAATTCCGGTTGGTCAAAAATGAAAAGCACGTTTCCGTCATATATTATAAGTATCATATCGAAAAAAATGCTTCACAATTAATTATGCTATTTGCATGAGATAACTTAAACTTTGTAcgagtataattttatttagcgTCCTTCCCCAAAAATAGATGACAAGcatctaaattattataatatccaGCCTTGTGAATCATTTAATAAACGTACATTAAATGAAAGAGTTTACATCtgcattacaataatttttgtcaccatacatttctaaattctttattttaagtatataaatcaAGGAgcttaatatttagaatataaaaattttttacttttataaataatatagtgttGTATTGGTAATTCCAAGAAGACTTATGCAGTTAAcagatatttatgaataaaaaagtcagtaaataaactatgaaattcCATTTTACAAACGGTTCAGATATTTTGTAATGACAGAATACTATTTTGGTAGGCcctatgttttttataattacctctatagagttttatttttgtaatattgtgaCTTTGCTAACTCTAATGCAGTTTAAAagaaagataatgtaaaaataaataaaaaaagaagtaagaattatttaaaaaggacgcgttttttatttcactatgaatactaattttatataccTGTTAATAGCTTTGAAATTCATATTGCCTGCAAAGTAATGTTGGTCtacaaaagaatattttgttgTAGTCTTATTATAAGTTATGAGGTGTCTTAATGGTTGTTAGTAATCCTAGAATAAGCGGTTAAAAATCATCTGCGGAATTTAAAGACGCTTTTTATCAAACTACAGCACTTACTGTGTTCCTTGACAACAAATATGTGACATAAATCTGTTGAGTATTTTTATACACGAAGCTTATAAACTATtctttaccccccccccccacccccccccccccccacccccccccccccccacccccccccccccccacccccccccccccccacccccccccccccccaccccccccaccaaCTATGTACCATCAGGCATCCACCATTGACCCTCACCATCGCCACTCCCAACCTTCATGCTTTGCTAGAAGAATGGGTGGTAAGTAATGATCCATTAGGAAGCAACCATCtaccaatttttatgaaatttaatacttgCCCTATTAGTTATAACTATGACATTAATTCCATGTGTGTAAAACTAAGCAATAAAAGGAACTTCAAAAAGGTGACTGGGCGCTATATACAGAAACTGTAGAAAAACAGGTAAACGAACTACCAGCTATACCACTAGATGTACAATGGGATGAAATACTCAATATCATAGAGGTTAGCAGCTGACAAAGCAATACCAAGGTATAATATATCCAACAGAGCAGGTTTTACACCAAAAAAATGGTGGAATGAGGAAGCTCTCAAGCTGTTGCCCTTAGACGGTtagcttttaaaaagtttaaaaataacatgacagcagttaattatcaatattaatcaaaCCACTCAATTGAAAGCCAGGGAAATTATCAGGAAAGCCAAAAAGGAAGGATGGGAAAAATTGTTGTCAggaaataagtagtaaaaataattccTCATTTGCTTGGAAAATAGTTAAAAGACTAAAATCTTATACAAACTTAAGTACCACCATCCATATTAGCAGACCAAAACTTATGTGAAAAATTTATGTGTCACATAGTCCCAGATCATGTAACCAATGGAACATGAAGTAAGAGGTAGCTCTAGCAATAACTCTTCCGAAAACTCTGAAAAagtagaaaatagttttagtattaaggAATTGAAATGTAGCAATAGAATCTAAAAGGAAAGATACTGCACCAGGTTTGGACGAAATATCCTACAGTATGTTACGCCACCTACCAAATAATGCGCGACTATACATACTgacaatattcaacaatatttggaatGGAATCACTGATCTACCAAGTAagtggaaacaatttaaaattatagcactTCTCAAAAAAGATAAAGGACAAACAATATTGGAaacttcatataggcctataGCATTAATaccatgtgttttaaaactgctcaatactatgattaaaaatagattGGAATGGTACATTGAAAAGTCAAACATCTTACCTAGTACTCAATATGGgttcagaaaaaaatatgatgCAATGATTACTTGATAAATTTTTGTAGCAGATATTCAAACTTCACTAACCTTCAATGAAACAACTATTGCAACCTCACTCACTAGACTTATCCCAATGCATATGATACAGTTTTATATACCAGAGTTGATAAACAAGTTGAAGTACTACAACATTCCATCAAAGTTTGTGACTTATATTAACTCATGGCTCATAAAACAGACAAAATGACTCTCATTAGTCCTAAGTTTATCATAACTAGGTATACTAATAGAGGATTGCCCCAAGGCAGTGTGCTCAGTCCTTTATTGTTTGCACTATATATAGCGCACATAAATGTTCATATACCAAACCTtgtaaaatcacttcaatttgcagATGATATAATGATTTATTCATCTGGAAAACTTGTAGAAACAGTACGATCAAATGTTCAAAACGCACTAAGCAGAATCCAAAGGAACTTCAACCAACTTCACTTGGAGTTTAACGCTACTAAAAGCAAGGTAATTATATTCTCACGCAAGCAAAACACTAAACGTCGAAAGTCAGTTAATAATTAATGACCAAGTGATTCCTACTGTAAATTGCATTAAGCTCTTAGGTATACTTATAGATAATAAGTTAAACTTTAAGAATCACATCAACAATACTTCCCTTAAAATGCCAGAAAGATATAGGAATTATAAAATCCATTGTATGTGGTTCAAAGGGCGTCAACACCAGAGTTTGCagagaatatttataaaagtttgataagAAGTAAGTTAGACTATGGATcatttttgtttggtcatgtcTGTAACAAAGAATTGAAGAAACTAGATGCAATACAAAACCAAGCTTTAAGAATATCATTAGGGGCATTTAAGACCACTCCAATCATTGCTCTACAAACTGAAGCTAACATACTACCATTAAATATCAGAAGATCAATACTTACAgataagttagtttataaaaatattatcagaacaATGTCATCCTGCATACAGAAGTCTCATGTTTCTCAACATGCTAACTGAATGTAGACCATATTGGAGAAGGAAGACTAAACCATTGTATTTACACTCccttacaaaaatcaattcttttgaCCCAAACTTATCATTTAAAGAAAGCTGTAAAACCTTCTGGGACTTTAAACAACCTATATTAACAAtggacaatgaaataaaatttgtcttcacACTCGAATATCCAAAAAAGGTAAGCAACAACACTAttgtaaaaacaatgttttctcgAAGTAACCTcagagaaaatatacaaacaatcgctaaaaatatatacagatggATCAAAAACCGAGAATGGTGCTGCTGCAGCGTTCTACATTCCAGAATTGGATATCAGAGGTAAGTTCTCCCTGCAAGAAGGAATATCCAGCTACTCAGCTGAGCTTATAGCCATATTGCAAGCAACCTTCACACTCGCCACCATCAGACAAAAAGACATCATAATATTCTCCGATTCACAAGCAGCCATAACAGCACTGAGTAACGTATACAACTACTCCAAAGGGGAAGGTATTCCGGTGAGTATCATCCATAATGTAATAGACAGTGGCAAGAACGTCACTTTTCACTGGGTTCCAGCACACGTAGATATTTATCGTAACGAATATATAGATAACCTAGCAAAACAAGCCATAGCAGACggcacaaaattgttcaatatttacatcccAACATCTGACTTCAAAGCCTATCAACAAAGGCAGTATGCAGTAGCATATAAGCAGGTATGCCAACGTACACCAAAAGCGGCATGGTACAAAGAAATAGAAAGTACGACAGGCCATAGCTTTTTTGGTTCATCATGACAAACTTCAAAAGGTGGGAGATAGTCAATGTAATTAGAATGAGATTTGGACATGCTCGGGTCAATACAAAGTTGTTTgacatcaaacaatatttcacaccACTTTGTTTAAGTTGTACCCTCGCTGAACGAGAATCCCTTGACCACGTTATTCTACGATGCCCAGCCTACGAGTTTGCGAGAGACCTGcgctttaagatattaaataatctacttagatcacataatatgaatttgattgatatattaaaacttcataacatagaaatatacaaggaactcaaccaatttttaaaacaaataaaaaaacacatatagcttCAAAGACAGTACACCAACATATATGTCTCCCTGGATGTGGGTTCTTTATTTCCGTGGCCCGATTTTCGGAATAGGAAATGCCTGAAGGGCCCCTGGCGAGAAGATAATCCTTAAATCCTAATCCATCAATAGCTTCCTAAATTTATCCCTCTTTCAACTAACAGAAAACGAACAGAGCTACACAGAATACATAGCCTAACCATCCcactaacaaaaaaaataaacattcaatgaaaatccatagtaacacaaaataacatatgtatggcGGAAGTTTAACCCCCAGAGAACCACGAGGCGTCATGGGAATTCACCCGAGCCTGTTTaattaaacgaagaaaaaaaaaatatatatatatatatatacacacaaacacGTAACTAGCATGTTTCAGgtgcatttatttactattagtcTTTGAAATGTACATGGTATTAGAAGTTTATGTGAATAGCAAGAatgaacaagaaaaattcaaatgcattattttaagtttagttacttgtataatacagtttttggaaattctaaatCTGGTCTTAactgtgtttattacaaaatatccattATTTCATAGCTACGAAtatgattacacaatatttttattataggaaaagttttgaattatttaaataattgaatcaattgaaaaactgttgaatataaataatacagttgacacacacacatataacgagacataacatttagtattaaaaaacaacaaaaacatgttattaaagtttattttggacAAAAATCACAGGTTgaacataaacatatttgaactaaaGAAAACTGAATTAAACTAAGACTGCAGGACATTTCTCTACAAGTGTGGAAACACCGGAAAGTTGGTCTTATgtcaaactaataattttttttaataatacaaatttaaactaacaatttaaaagcaaacacaactgaaattaacttttaaaaatacaacaaatacaaaatattttatatagtcatgaaaaaataacatttaaacaacaaacaagacatttcaaaatttactatgaaacattttaattttatatattaaaatatgtatgattaacaagaaaaattaaatgcattcaaaaaaataaactatgaatataataaaacaattttaaaattaatttaacttttatttatacaataaataactagattaatGCATGTACTCCAATTTGCCAACATTTGAATTACTGCTTTCTTTGGAGATGCTGCTACTGGTCCTCTCCTTTCTGTAATCAAACGTTCAAGCATATTAAGAGGCCATCATGTAAGTTCATTCAATAAGTAGTTGTTCTTACTATCTCAGacacatatagtttaataaaataaaattagtttagttcattaaattagCATCCGCctacttttattcttataagcTCATCGAGAGTATTTGGTCAagataacatcaaatgtaatcgATATTGTCAAGTCCTCTGGAGAATCACAGAAGAACAACAGCCAGagaaatctatagctcatttcattctcgagatgttctgcggacacctaaactgaaattcaatcatttatttatttatttatttatacacggttgtcaccatttttacaagtaatataataatagatcatgttccacaagatggcaatatatacaatcaaaacaaaacaaaacttcatcttaagtgaatcatactcatgcaacaggagagaagccaagaaaaattatgtaggctacatgcaaacaatacaatatgccAAATACAATATGCTAAACACAATAAGCTACTAGggcataaataaacaactgacaGACATGCAATACATTTGATTCATTATGACTAGTTCATACACGAGCAGTCTGTATAGATTCATataccataaaacaaattaatacaacaaccaacaacatgcaaccagtacatgccattaatatctaaaatatacagtttatatacaaaataaatatattaagtaataaataacaataataatctacatagaaaaacacattgaaaataactgcaatatcGGCAAGGTGCAATCAATaactatttacgaaatatagtagggcaataatcaacaaatacagtaactagtacaattcaacaataaaatacaaaagagctATAAAACGAACTGGTATAACAATGCTCTAACTATCCAGTATCAGATAATGCTTACATAGTGtagcccaataataaaaatatccttttcagcGATGACACACTATTGCAAAAAAAGTCGTGGTGATGGCAGATTAGGTTACCAAGCCGGTGTAATCTGGGGATGACACTGTGAAATTCATAGTTGGTGGAGCAATGCTGTACACAGAAGATGTCCAGAGACCGAGTTCTACCAGGTACTCTGAGATTGATGAGGTGGAGTAACTCCGAGCAATCGACATCTCCAGTGAGGATCTTCTGTAGAAACACCAGGTCATGCAGTCTCCTTCTCGCATATAATGGAGCCAGCCCCAATTGATCAGCTACCAACTCCAAGGGAACTTCACTGTAGTTGTATCCCAGCTTGGTACCAATTATCCTAACAAAGCGATCTTGTATGCTCTGGAGTCGCTGAATATGTCCAAGTTGGTAGGGACACCACACAACACAGCCGTACTCCAACACAGATCTAACTAGCGCTGTGTATGCTATCTTCATCGCCTCAACACTAAGACCGCTTCTAGAAGTCCTTATGATAAACCCCAACATCTTAGCAGCCTTCCTGGTGATTATGTCTATGTGTAATTCAGGGCTTAGGTCCGAAGACAACCCAATTCCAAGGTCTCTAATGTAAGACTTACGGCAAAGTcatacaatcatacaaaatatacaaggtacattacgtattgtaacaaactggggttgcatgtagtttcaaatctatagttcatttcattctcgagatgttctgtagacacctaaactgaaattcaatcatacaaaatatacaaggtacattacgtattgtaacacactggggttgcatgtagtttcaaatctatagttcatttcattctcgagatgttctgtagacacctaaactgaaattcaatcatacaaaatatacaaggtacactacgtattgtaataaactggggttgcatgtagtttcaaatctatagttcatttcattctcgagatgttctgtagacacctaaactgaaattcaatcatacaaaatatacaaggtacactacgtattgtaacaaactggggttgcatgtagtttcaaatctatagttcatttcattctcgagatgttctgtagacacctaaactgaaattcaatcatacaaaatatacaaggtacactacgtcctttgtttgaaggttattttttttgacgatggaaggattgtgaaggaaacaggatttttccggacatttgccatcgttaagtgaaaaaagaaaacagtaacactacgtttcgagatctgcaatctgatctcttcttcaggtaaagaactaacctaatacataattacaaactaggttaaaataaacaaatcttactaaagcgtcgtggcacgcctaagtcaggaatcacaacctacatgttgtatgtcaacttcactaacactaaagacatgcacttaatacaaaactatacaaaacactaatcattaaaactaaactacggaatacaggtcacaatacgtcttcactcgtctactaaccatctacgactgaccagagggactagccaatggtaatcgtgacggttggctaaaacaagatggcggaaatacaagggaaggggaacaggaatgggccatttcgttattattggttcatgcgagatgaacttcttaaaaccatattgtgactccgcattggtttattacaaagatccgatccgtttgatacttttggttttctctttagttcattttttagaattggcaaccaaagcggcctaatctcgactgatggttgactgattggttggtctgccaatttaatgtatgttgcctcaattaatttccttttgaagaaatgtggttcccgatgtattatgtgggcttcatcccaattcatatgatggtcttcggaccaacaatggtgtgcaatttttgacttttctgtgaaaccctttctcgtgttttctttgtgttcttttatccttatgtttagtggtctttttatctcgcctatgtattccctattgcagctatattttatactgtaaacacagtttttggaatcctgtgtgccattttttggttttgtttttacgagactttgtctaagagtgttgtgtgttttaaacgcggttctaatgttgtactttctacctactcttctaattttctccgataatcccggcaacataagggattgacataaacgcaaatttatcacaattctgttttttctgactcaggaatgattcttctggtttgtttgcacttattaattactaattgagggtatccattgcttctgagatccgattcaattttcttaaattcttcttttagtccatctttatctgagcacaagctctttgctctatcaaacaacgagtaggctactccttctttgacagatttttgatggttggattgataatttaaatattttcctgtgtgtgttatctttcgaaaaacagttgtcttaaggacatccctatctcttaatacacacacatccaaaaagggaagcttgttttggacttccacttccattgtgaggcggatggaaggagaaatactattaatgtgattcaaaaaattatttaattcaatgtctccatgagaaaaaataacaaaggtatcatccacatacctccaccaaatcttcggtttgaactgagctgaagccaaagcttttcgctcgaattcctccataaagatattggcgaaaataggagacagtggagaacccattgccatcccctcatcttgacggtaaattttaccctctaaactcaaaataattgcattgagtgcatagttctcgattgcagatctcgaaacgtagtgttactgttttcttgtttcacttaacgatggcaaatgtccggaaaaatcctgtttcctacactacgtattgtaacaaactggggttgcatgtagtttcaaatctatagttcatttcattctcgagatgttctgcggaaagctaaactgaaattcaatcatacaaaataaagttgacTCGAAATTGACCCACCAAGTTactacataattatgttttatttgttgaaatagttCTACATGtgtgcagacagacatacaaaaatgaaattttccagtctCTTCGCTAACGCTCCGCCAATAATACGTTATACATTTGCACGTACTTAGAAAAGACCACGAAAAGAAAAAAATgacatttctattttcaaaacacattatggcatgttttagtacattttaaaagttaatttttaaacactaatagtCAAGTCAAGTTTCACTTACTAAATCGAATGTGagtagatatgttttaaattggttatattaaaagtaaacgtGTCATGTAAGCTAGATTCCTAATCAGTTccttaattttaa
Proteins encoded in this region:
- the LOC124363684 gene encoding uncharacterized protein LOC124363684, with amino-acid sequence MLGFIIRTSRSGLSVEAMKIAYTALVRSVLEYGCVVWCPYQLGHIQRLQSIQDRFVRIIGTKLGYNYSEVPLELVADQLGLAPLYARRRLHDLVFLQKILTGDVDCSELLHLINLRVPGRTRSLDIFCVQHCSTNYEFHSVIPRLHRLGNLICHHHDFFCNSVSSLKRIFLLLGYTM